A window from Phaenicophaeus curvirostris isolate KB17595 chromosome 13, BPBGC_Pcur_1.0, whole genome shotgun sequence encodes these proteins:
- the FRMD7 gene encoding FERM domain-containing protein 7 isoform X1 produces MLHLKVQFLDDSQKIFVVDQKSCGKGLFNLTCSHLNLVEKEYFGLEFRSQAGNQVWLEPLKPITKQVKNPKEVLFKFMVKFFPVDPGHLREELTRYLFTLQIKKDLALGQLPCSDKSAALLVSHLLQSELGDFHEETDQQHLATHRYLPNQEYLDNKIMHYHRRHSGKTPAESDVQLLDVARKLEMYGIRPHPASDGEGLQINLAVTHMGVLVLRGNTKINTFNWSKIRKLSFKRKHFLIKLHANIPALCKDALEFTMASRDTCKAFWKTCVEYHAFFRLSEEPKSKPKALLCSKGSSFRYSGRTQRQLLEHGRKVKMKSLPFERKHYASHYDERQCRSSPDLLTDVSKQVEELRLAYGNRGSYHANGVHTSEPSLDTRRRSSAVEVTFAAELERSRPEASPAFLSHSKSSSAFPLLYSELELERAWEPADLFGAKNPLTSFRPHHQFTGNSKSTSVGNMREVSARQLVYTDVPCPPSVPAPAPQVLFYLDRPPQPPCPALAPGEEAAGPSGGGGPMAAKAPRRSPSGTQPGEFHHQAASVAVGARMAPAGDSRSLARSFDYGLQEQPPKRSWSQSDMKTIRFPYSSEFRPLGPCPTLSSRRAGVFWHMPAQPGLRCAAERYVGSSTESSDSDSDLLAADYCSLYGRVLRSPMARVRLSSGSLQLDEEDEEVSFATGAAEERTSRGGRRYFT; encoded by the exons ATGCTGCACCTGAAAGTCCAGTTTCTGGATGACTCCCAGAAGATCTTTGTAGTTGAT CAAAAATCCTGTGGAAAAGGGCTCTTCAACCTCACCTGCAGCCACCTCAACCTTGTGGAGAAGGAGTACTTCGGCCTGGAGTTTCGCAGCCAGGCTGGGAACCAG GTCTGGTTGGAGCCACTAAAACCCATAACAAAGCAAGTCAAAa ATCCTAAGGAGGTTCTTTTCAAATTTATGGTGAAATTTTTCCCAGTGGACCCTGGCCATCTGAGAGAAGAGCTGACCAG GTACCTCTTCACCCTCCAGATCAAGAAGGACCTGGCACTGGGGCAGCTGCCCTGCAGCGACAAGAGCGCAGCGCTGCTCGTCTCCCACCTGCTGCAGT CTGAGCTGGGTGACTTCCATGAAGAGACAGACCAGCAGCACCTGGCGACTCACAGGTATCTGCCTAACCAAGAGTACCTGGACAACAAGATCATGCACTACCACCGGAGACACAG TGGGAAGACGCCAGCTGAGTCAGATGTTCAGTTGCTGGATGTGGCTAGGAAGCTGGAGATGTATGGGATTCGCCCTCACCCTGCCAGCGATGGCGAGGGGCTGCAGATCAACCTGGCCGTGACGCACATGGGGGTGCTGGTCCTGCGG GGCAACACAAAGATCAACACATTCAACTGGTCCAAAATTCGCAAACTGAGTTTCAAGAGGAAGCATTTTCTCATCAAGCTCCATGCAAACATCCCT GCACTGTGCAAGGACGCGCTGGAGTTCACCATGGCGAGCCGGGACACCTGCAAGGCTTTCTGGAAGACGTGTGTGGAGTACCACGCCTTCTTCAGGCTGTCTGAAGAACCCAAGTCAAAGCCCAAAGCCCTTCTGTGCAGCAAGGGCTCCAGTTTCCGCTACAG TGGGAGGAcacagaggcagctgctggagcatgggAGGAAGGTGAAGATGAAGAGCTTGCCCTTTGAGAG GAAGCACTACGCGTCCCACTATGATGAGAGGCAGTGCCGCTCCTCCCCAGATCTCCTGACGGATGTCTCCAAGCAG GTGGAGGAGCTGCGCCTGGCCTATGGCAATCGGGGCTCCTACCATGCCAACGGGGTGCACACCTCCGAGCCCTCACTGGACACCCGGCGCCGCAGTTCTGCCGTGGAAGTGACGTTTGCTGCCGAGCTGGAGCGCTCCAGGCCCGAAGCATCCCCTGCCTTCTTGTCCCACTCCAAAAGCTCATCTGCCTTCCCCCTGCTTTACTCCGAGCTCGAGCTGGAGCGGGCATGGGAACCCGCTGACCTCTTCGGTGCCAAGAACCCCTTGACTTCGTTTCGGCCTCACCACCAGTTCACCGGGAACAGTAAAAGCACCTCAGTGGGTAACATGCGGGAGGTGAGTGCCCGGCAGCTGGTGTATACAGACGTCCCGTGCCCCCCGTCCGTGcctgccccagccccgcagGTGCTCTTCTACCTGGACAGGCCCCCACAGCCCCCGTGCCCTGCGCTGGCACCCGGCGAGGAGGCAGCGGGACCGTCTGGTGGAGGTGGCCCCATGGCAGCAAAAGCCCCTAGGCGGAGCCCAAGCGGGACCCAGCCTGGAGAGTTTCATCACCAGGCTGCGTCTGTGGCAGTGGGTGCAAGGATGGCCCCGGCAGGGGACAGCAGGTCACTGGCTCGCTCCTTCGATTACGGCCTTCAGGAGCAGCCTCCCAAGAGGTCTTGGAGCCAGTCGGACATGAAAACCATCCGCTTCCCCTACAGCTCTGAGTTCAGGCCCCTGGGGCCGTGCCCCACGCTGAGCAGCCGGAGAGCAGGTGTCTTTTGGCACATGCCGGCACAGCCGGGGCTGCGATGCGCTGCTGAGCGCTACGTGGGCAGCAGCACCGAGTCCAGCGACTCCGACTCTGACCTCCTGGCTGCCGACTACTGCTCCCTGTACGGCCGGGTGCTGCGGTCGCCCATGGCCCGCGTGCGGCTGTCCTCCggcagcctccagctggatgaagaggatgaggaggtgTCTTTTGCCACTGGCGCTGCTGAAGAAAGGACTTCCAGGGGGGGCCGCAGGTATTTCACCTAG
- the FRMD7 gene encoding FERM domain-containing protein 7 isoform X2, giving the protein MLHLKVQFLDDSQKIFVVDQKSCGKGLFNLTCSHLNLVEKEYFGLEFRSQAGNQVWLEPLKPITKQVKMDPGHLREELTRYLFTLQIKKDLALGQLPCSDKSAALLVSHLLQSELGDFHEETDQQHLATHRYLPNQEYLDNKIMHYHRRHSGKTPAESDVQLLDVARKLEMYGIRPHPASDGEGLQINLAVTHMGVLVLRGNTKINTFNWSKIRKLSFKRKHFLIKLHANIPALCKDALEFTMASRDTCKAFWKTCVEYHAFFRLSEEPKSKPKALLCSKGSSFRYSGRTQRQLLEHGRKVKMKSLPFERKHYASHYDERQCRSSPDLLTDVSKQVEELRLAYGNRGSYHANGVHTSEPSLDTRRRSSAVEVTFAAELERSRPEASPAFLSHSKSSSAFPLLYSELELERAWEPADLFGAKNPLTSFRPHHQFTGNSKSTSVGNMREVSARQLVYTDVPCPPSVPAPAPQVLFYLDRPPQPPCPALAPGEEAAGPSGGGGPMAAKAPRRSPSGTQPGEFHHQAASVAVGARMAPAGDSRSLARSFDYGLQEQPPKRSWSQSDMKTIRFPYSSEFRPLGPCPTLSSRRAGVFWHMPAQPGLRCAAERYVGSSTESSDSDSDLLAADYCSLYGRVLRSPMARVRLSSGSLQLDEEDEEVSFATGAAEERTSRGGRRYFT; this is encoded by the exons ATGCTGCACCTGAAAGTCCAGTTTCTGGATGACTCCCAGAAGATCTTTGTAGTTGAT CAAAAATCCTGTGGAAAAGGGCTCTTCAACCTCACCTGCAGCCACCTCAACCTTGTGGAGAAGGAGTACTTCGGCCTGGAGTTTCGCAGCCAGGCTGGGAACCAG GTCTGGTTGGAGCCACTAAAACCCATAACAAAGCAAGTCAAAa TGGACCCTGGCCATCTGAGAGAAGAGCTGACCAG GTACCTCTTCACCCTCCAGATCAAGAAGGACCTGGCACTGGGGCAGCTGCCCTGCAGCGACAAGAGCGCAGCGCTGCTCGTCTCCCACCTGCTGCAGT CTGAGCTGGGTGACTTCCATGAAGAGACAGACCAGCAGCACCTGGCGACTCACAGGTATCTGCCTAACCAAGAGTACCTGGACAACAAGATCATGCACTACCACCGGAGACACAG TGGGAAGACGCCAGCTGAGTCAGATGTTCAGTTGCTGGATGTGGCTAGGAAGCTGGAGATGTATGGGATTCGCCCTCACCCTGCCAGCGATGGCGAGGGGCTGCAGATCAACCTGGCCGTGACGCACATGGGGGTGCTGGTCCTGCGG GGCAACACAAAGATCAACACATTCAACTGGTCCAAAATTCGCAAACTGAGTTTCAAGAGGAAGCATTTTCTCATCAAGCTCCATGCAAACATCCCT GCACTGTGCAAGGACGCGCTGGAGTTCACCATGGCGAGCCGGGACACCTGCAAGGCTTTCTGGAAGACGTGTGTGGAGTACCACGCCTTCTTCAGGCTGTCTGAAGAACCCAAGTCAAAGCCCAAAGCCCTTCTGTGCAGCAAGGGCTCCAGTTTCCGCTACAG TGGGAGGAcacagaggcagctgctggagcatgggAGGAAGGTGAAGATGAAGAGCTTGCCCTTTGAGAG GAAGCACTACGCGTCCCACTATGATGAGAGGCAGTGCCGCTCCTCCCCAGATCTCCTGACGGATGTCTCCAAGCAG GTGGAGGAGCTGCGCCTGGCCTATGGCAATCGGGGCTCCTACCATGCCAACGGGGTGCACACCTCCGAGCCCTCACTGGACACCCGGCGCCGCAGTTCTGCCGTGGAAGTGACGTTTGCTGCCGAGCTGGAGCGCTCCAGGCCCGAAGCATCCCCTGCCTTCTTGTCCCACTCCAAAAGCTCATCTGCCTTCCCCCTGCTTTACTCCGAGCTCGAGCTGGAGCGGGCATGGGAACCCGCTGACCTCTTCGGTGCCAAGAACCCCTTGACTTCGTTTCGGCCTCACCACCAGTTCACCGGGAACAGTAAAAGCACCTCAGTGGGTAACATGCGGGAGGTGAGTGCCCGGCAGCTGGTGTATACAGACGTCCCGTGCCCCCCGTCCGTGcctgccccagccccgcagGTGCTCTTCTACCTGGACAGGCCCCCACAGCCCCCGTGCCCTGCGCTGGCACCCGGCGAGGAGGCAGCGGGACCGTCTGGTGGAGGTGGCCCCATGGCAGCAAAAGCCCCTAGGCGGAGCCCAAGCGGGACCCAGCCTGGAGAGTTTCATCACCAGGCTGCGTCTGTGGCAGTGGGTGCAAGGATGGCCCCGGCAGGGGACAGCAGGTCACTGGCTCGCTCCTTCGATTACGGCCTTCAGGAGCAGCCTCCCAAGAGGTCTTGGAGCCAGTCGGACATGAAAACCATCCGCTTCCCCTACAGCTCTGAGTTCAGGCCCCTGGGGCCGTGCCCCACGCTGAGCAGCCGGAGAGCAGGTGTCTTTTGGCACATGCCGGCACAGCCGGGGCTGCGATGCGCTGCTGAGCGCTACGTGGGCAGCAGCACCGAGTCCAGCGACTCCGACTCTGACCTCCTGGCTGCCGACTACTGCTCCCTGTACGGCCGGGTGCTGCGGTCGCCCATGGCCCGCGTGCGGCTGTCCTCCggcagcctccagctggatgaagaggatgaggaggtgTCTTTTGCCACTGGCGCTGCTGAAGAAAGGACTTCCAGGGGGGGCCGCAGGTATTTCACCTAG